AAGTATAAGCTCATTATTAAAGAGTTTCCTCCTGGAAATCCTCCTTCTGTAAACACTGTAGAAAGAACGGGAGCTGTTTTTTATGAAACCCCGGATGGCGAAAATGAAAACATCGGTTTTGCCGATTTCCTGCCTTTTACAGGAGGCAACTATTATGCCTGGAAAGTGACAACCGCTTTAACAACTGAATTTAACCCCCAAAAGCAAAACACCGGTAATAATATCCTTTCCAGTAACTGGTATGTTTTTCAGTTTGTAGATGAAAAAAGTGCTTCCACCAGTATTTCCGAATTTCAAACCCACCTCAATATGCTGCAAAATGATACATTGCTGAATCTTTACACTGAAGGTTATCTGCCAACAGGCATTGTGATTATTGACGATAGAGCATATAGCGGTCAGGATGCGATTAAGCTAATTGATGCTTTGTTAGGACAGGATATCTCAGTTGAGCTAAAGGACTGAGGAGGTAAAAATGAAAAAGCTATTTCTTTTCGCTATAATCCTCATTCTGGCTGTCAATTTGCTGGCACTGGATTCGGTAGCAATTATTTCCGCTTCCAAGGGAAAAGTGGATTTACACAGAGCTACTAAAGTAATTAAACATAAAACCGGCGATATGTTGCAAAACAACGATGAAATACGCACCGGAGGAGAATCCTTCGCTGCCTTTAAATATATAGATGGTTCTTCCACGGTAAAAATCTTTTCCCATTCCGTAGTGAAGGTTCTCGCTTCCACCAGCAATAATAAACTGGCTAAAATAGTTAAACTGAACAAAGGTAGTGTCTTTTCCCAAATAAAAAGTGATACAGGACCTTTTGCTGTGCAAACACCAACTACTGTTGCCTCCGTTAAAGGAACCGGTTTTCTGGCAGAATTTGATGAGCATAAACAAACCAAATTCATCGTTACCGAAGGAGAACTGGAATTAAAGATTTTGGATAAAACGGAAACTCAATCCGTTGCCGCAGGAAATACTGCTATCATTCAAGCAGATGGAACTTGTGAAATAAGACCTGTTTCAGCAGTAGAATTAGAGGAACTGAAACAGGTAGAACAGCAATCCCTGCAGGAAAAAGAAAACAAGAAAATGCGCATCCCGGTTGTTGATCCCAACGGACAAACCAGGTATATTGAAATAACCTGGTAGGAGGGTATTAGAATGAAAAAGCAAATTTTAATGCTGCTCTCCATTGTCTTTATTACCCAACTTTTTAGCGTTGCTCTCTTAAATATTTCTCCTCAGACCTATAATTTTAACAGGGCTTGCGATTTGAGGGTAGAGGTTCAACAGGGCTTAAGTGACATAGCCAAAATGAAGGTCTATTATCGTATCGGTAAAACTGAACGTTGGTATAGCGAAGAAATGAAACAGGATAACCCCGGGGCAATTTATTTTCCGGCTTCCATCCCCGTCCAATATTTAACTACTGAAACCATAGAATATTACTTTTGTGCTGAGCTGAACCAAGGAAACAAAGAATACTTTCCCCCTCAAAATGAAACAGCCCCAAACTACTTTCTGGAACCGGATATTGCCTCCGGAGAAGCAGAACCCGGCTTCGTTCTCTTAACCGATAATCCAATTATTTCAGCAGCAGAGGGCTATTTGCTGGTAGTTTCTTTCTTTGCCTTAAGTGAAGAAATTGATTCTGCCAGCATTGAGGTTTGGGTAGGAGGAAAGGATGTTACCGCTTCAGCTAATATTAGCTCTCCCCTGATTGTTTATAAAGACGAAAACCCTCAAAGCGGAAACAAAAAAGCAGTTATTCGGGCAAAAAAAGATGGAAAAACTATCCATTCTCCTGTCTGGTCAACCGAAGTTTTACCCTCAAGTAAAACACTAAAGCAATTTATTTATCAGGGAACTGTGAATTTTGCCTCCAATTATTATAATTATTCCGATGAGGATGCTCTTGGTTACACAAAAAGTGATGCCGCTACCTGGACTGATTTCTATGGAAGTTACGGAATATATTCTATGCAGGCAAACCTCTATTTATCCTCTCTGGAACACAGTAACAGTCAACCCGTTAACCGCTATACAATTGGATTTAATATTCCTTATCTGGATTTTTTTGCCGGGGACTATGCTCCCACTTTCAGTCAATTAACCTTAAACGGCAAAAATATGAAGGGAATTTATTCCCGCTTATACTACAAAGCCCTATCGCTATCTGTAACTCACGGACAAACAGTTCGCAAAACGAAAAACGAACTTGATCTTGATTCCGAAGTAGAAGGTATGCAAAAATCGGGAACTTTCAAACAGGAGGCATTCGGAACCCGTTTACAAATTGGCTATGAAGAGCCCTTTTTCATCGGTTTTAGTTTTACCCGGCATAACGATGTAATCAGTTCTCTGGATAGCACTTACTATCAATATACGAAAGCAGACAGCATTGGTAACAAGAGTATCATTTACACTACTAAAGCACAAGAGAATGCAGTTTTGGGAATGGATGCCCGAATTAATATACCTGCACAGAAAGCAGTTTTAGGAGCAGAAATTGCCACTTCTCTTTTGAACACCAATACTATTCCAGGAGCCATATCTCAGCAGGATTTGGAAGATTATACCGGCGAGGATATTCCTGTTGATCCTCAAGATTTCAGCGATTTGTTCGTTTTCAATAAAAATATGATTCCTTTTCTGCCCTGTCGGGAAAGTATTGCCTGGCTTATATATTACCGGAATTACTTTCGGAATAATATGTTCGGTATTCAATATTCCGAAACCGGCTCTGCTTTCAATGCTTTTGGCGCTTCCTATCAAATGCCTGATAGCAGAGTTATTTCTCTTACCGATAACTTCAATGTTTCCCGCTATTTTATCTTAAGCGGTGGTTTGAACTTAATTGAGGATAACCTTTCAGGACATAAAAGCGAAACTAACAATACCACTTCCTGGTATCTGCAATCTATCTTGCGTTTAACCAACCTGCCCTATTTCAAACTGGCTTATTACAATAATCTAAGTGAAAACAAGCAAAACAAAAACATCGCTTCCACTTTCCAGAAAGCAAAAAACAGCTCCCAAAACATAATTTTCGGGATCGGCTATAATATCACGCAAATTCCTTATGTGCCTACGCAATTGGATATCAGCTACAAAACGGGAACCGATAACAGCAAGAAAAGTAACGAAGAGCTAAGCGACAATAAAAATAGCGGTTTTAATTTAACGATGTTAAATCGTTTGCAAATGATACCTCTTACTTTGCAATTTACGATGTCCCTGAATAACAATAAAGACCCTTTAGCCATTACCAATAAAAAGGGCAAGAATAATAATTTCTTTATGGGAGCTTCTTACAGCTTATGGGAAGATAATATTAAACCCTATACCAATTTCCAGATTGTAACAGCTGATGGAGCTCAAGGTGATAGAACTTATCAATATTACACTTTGGGGGTTGAAGCATATCCCTGGAAAGCTTTATGCATCAATACCAATATTGCCTTGGCAAATTATAAGAATAAAGAGAACAGTGTTTATAACTACAATAATTTTGTTTGGAGAGTTCTGCTTTCGCAGCGGTTCTAAAATAATAATGAAAGAACAAATGCAGCTCCCTGTTTTGCAGCATATTATAATAAAACTGCAGGATAATTTTTCCTGTTTTCCGGTAAAATCAGGATGCTATTTTATTGCTGCCAAACGGGGTCTTGCCTGTTGAGGTTTATATGCCATTAAAAAAAGTCCTCTTCTATCTGTTAATTATATTGCTGATAGTAAAAATCATCTTTGCTATCCCCTTCTTTAAGAACATTGAATCTAAAGCCCAGGATTTGCTTTTCTGCCTGCGAGGCAAATTGCCTGTTTCCGATAAAATAGTTATTATTGGAATTGATGATGACAGCTTTAGTGCCTTAAATGAAACCTGGCCCTTTCCCCGTTCTTATCATTCCAAGTTAATTGAGAACTTGAACCAGGCGGGAGCAAGGCAAATAGTTTTTGATGTGGAATTTACCGAAAAAGGTTTTCCCGAAAGTGATTATCAGTTAGCAGAAACGGCAGCTAAATATCAAAATGTAATTTTTGCCGGTAAGATTTTACCTGCCAAACATCCCGGAGAACCAACTCAGATGATTCCTCCAATTAAAGCTATAACCGATTTCAATCTGCCTTGGGGAATTGTGAATATGGAAGCTGATGCTGATGGCTTTATTCGTAAATACACTCTATTTGAGCAATTTGATAAAACAAAACTCTACAGCATCGGCATTGCTTCGCTGGCAAACTATAGGGTCTATCAAGATACTTGGGCTGAGCATATTAAAGTGAACGGCAAAGCATTGCATTTAACTGATAAAAGCATTCCCCTTGCGGATAGAAACAAAGCAATCATCAATTTCAGAGGTCCTGCGGGAACTTATCCTGCTTTTTCTTATGCCAGCATTTTGGATGATTCCACTTTTACTATGCCTGGTTATCAGGGTGCGGAAATAGATGAATTCTACGAAATCAGAGATAGTGGCGTTTTAAAAGATAAAATAGTTCTGGTGGGAGCAACTATTGATGAATTACACGATAAATTTCCTACTCCTTACGGTGGCGAATGGACTTCTGGAGTGGAAATTCAAGCTAACTTTCTGGATATGGTTCTAACCGGAAATTACTTGAAAAAAATGAATCCCTGGCTGTTTTTGCTGATAGAAATTATTCTGCTGCTTGGGCTTTGGTTACTTTTTAAAGTGTTAAAGCCCCAGTTTTCTGCCTTGGCTCTAATCGGACTGCTGATTATTTTATTTATTATCAATCTCTTGCTATTTAACAAAGCCGGTATTATTTGTCCCATAGCGCAAACGGTTATTCTGTTAATTCTTATCTATGTTGCCAGCATTTTAAATCACTATTGGGTAACGATGAAAGAAAAACGCTTTATCCGAAATGCGTTTCAGCAATATCTTGCCCCGGAACTGGTCAGTCAGCTTCTTGCCAATCCTAAAAGTTTAAAATTCGGTGGTTCTTTACAGGAAATAACTGTTCTGTTTTCTGATATCCGCAGTTTTACTACCTATTCCGAAAAACATTCTCCGGAAGAAACAGTAAATATCCTCCATGAATACCTTACGGAAATGGTTAAAATAATAATCAATAATCACGGTATTCTGGATAAATTCGTAGGTGACGAAGTTATGGCTCTTTATGGAACCCCGGTTGCTCTACCCAATCATTCTTTTGATGCCTGTAAAACAGCTTTGCAAATGCGCACCCGCCTCTCTCAATTACAGGAAAAATGGCAAAGCGAAGGCATTGAACCATTTGATATAGGTATCGGAATTAATACCGGAATGGCTGTTGTAGGAAATTTGGGTAGCGAACAAATCTTTGATTACACGGCTATTGGCGATACAATTAATTTGGGAGCACGGCTGGAAGGACTGAATAAAGAATATAATACCTTCAATCATATAATCATCAGTGAGTTCACCTATGAAAAAGTTCAAGACCTGGTCAATGCCAACTACCTGGATGAAGTGAAGGTTAAAGGAAAAAACATTGCAGTTAAAATATACGAACTGGTTAGTTTGAAGTGAGTAAGTAAAATATAGAGATAGCTTTCGGGAAAAGTTAAACCCAAATAATGCAGCCGGGAAAAATGGAAGGGCAAATCCTTCTTCTCTACCGAAAATGGAGTATTCTATAAGAACTGGAGAAACTGAATTTGCAGAATCGGAATCCGGCTACTAAACCGCAGAATATACTTGTTATTTAAAGTTATAGTATTCCTCGGGTTTTTATGAATCATTAAGGTTCTAAATTAACCTGATAGTTTTTATGAAATTCCTTTCTGTAAATCATCCAGAAACAGTATCAAATTATGCATTTCAGTATAAGAATAATCTTCATTGTTTATTCTGGGTTTGGAGCATATTCTTTGGGAGTTTTGGATGGCTGTTTCCAGACCACCTTGCAATTTTATATAGAGACCGGCAATATATTTCTGACTTTTACAGTAATCAGGATATGCTTTGCATAGTTCATTTTTAACTTCATCAAAAGAAGTAAAGCATTTATCGGTATTTTTAAAGTGTAAAAGAAACCAAAACTCTATACAGGGCTTGGATTCAATTATTGTTAATCTTTCTTTTGCTTTAGCCATAGATTCCACTTTTTTCTTTCTCTCATTGTATTCAGTTGTTTGGTAATTGTTATAGATAACATCCAGGTCTAAAACATAAAAGATATATAAGTAATTTGGTTCCTTGCGTTTAGAGAGTTGTTGTTCTATTTGCTGGAATATTTCCTTAAAATTATTATTACTTAGCTTTGGTTCTATCCTAATGCCTAAGTTCTTATATCTATCTTTTTTAAGGCAAGTTAAATATTCTTTTTCTGTTTCGCCTTCACAATAAACTAATATTACAGGTCTGAAAGGTCTGGAGTGTTTACCTCTATTCTGTGTCATTTTCATCCTCCAAGAGAGTGCTTCCCAAATTTGGTAAACCGCCTATCAATCCTTTTCTGTAAATACTTTCTATGGAATGTTCTTTGCGCACAGGATAATCAGAAACGCTGGTTAGAGAAGTGCTTCCATCTTCTTTTCTATCAGTAATCCAGATAGCATCTCTGCGTAGGATATCTTTTTCTTTTAAGATAGCCGTATTTTGAGAGGTGAATATTAATTGTCCCCCACCTTTATTTCTTAAAAAAGTAGTGATGAAATGAATGATAAGATCAATATGCAAAGAACTCTCAATTTCATCTATAGGAACTATCCGGTTTTTATATATTAGCTCAAATAGAATTCCAATCAAGCCAAAAAAACTCTGAGTTCCGGCTGATTCCAGATTATAATTTAGAACAAAAGTTCCTGAAGGGGTTTTATGGGTAAATTCTTTTTTAAGACGATATAATTCACCTATCTGTTTATTTCCTTCTCTTTCTTTATGTTTTTCTTCTATTTCTGCTCTTAAACTTGGTGGTAAATCTCCTAACGATATTATCTTTTTTTCCATATTAAAATCTTCTATCCAGAAATCAGCCCTCTTCAAGAGTTCTAAATATAGAGGTTTATATTTTTTTTTCTGTTCCGAACTGTCTAAATAAGTAAGATAATTGAAGTTCAAAAGATCGGTTGTATAATCCAAAATAGGATTCATAGTTCCAGTAAACCAATTCCTTGCTTCCTGAAGAACCCCAGAATATTGCATTGTGGCTATTTTTGAAAGAATGGACTGGTTTTGGACAGTTAATTCCAAAGCATCTTGTTGTTTCTTATCAACAGAGGCATTCTTCCAGCTATATTGATACTTGAATTCATTCTTATCTATAAGGTTGCGCGAGAAGACAGTTGACCTTCTTCCTTGGGGAAAATAGCTTAGATTTTCCTGGATGATACATTTTTCGTTTAATTCCAGATAGTAGCTATAAACAATCCCCTTTTGCAGAAATTCAACCTCAAAAATTGAGGGCTTATCTTCATCCATTGCAAACGGAACTATAGGAATTGGAATTTCTTTATTAGTAGATGTATCACTTATAAATTGTTGTAAAAAATCCAAAGCCATAAGTAGATTAGTTTTTCCGGAAGCATTTGCTCCATAAATCATAGCCGCTCTTAAGATTCTTCGCTTTGGTTTTTCAACTGAAACTACATAATATTCCTCCAGGGTTTTATCACTGGTGGCACGAAAATCCAAAGTTACTTTATCCCTGATGGAAAGGAAGTTTTGGACACTGAAGGTGATAATCATTTTTTTGACTCCTTGTTGTGCACTTTTTCTGCATACTGATACCAATAAAATTGAGCATATTATAATGTCAAGCTATTTTTTGCAGTTTTTCTGTAAATTTATTGTTCTCTTTTTACTCCCGCTGAAGATCAGAATTTAAACTCCCCAATGCCTGTATAAGTGATAAATAATAATAACTCAATTGCCTACAGCCCCTTAGAGAATTCATTTTTCCAGGGGTTATTTGCCTATACTTGCTAACGCTATACTTTTCAATAAGTTCCCTTATAATTCCCATATCGCGATACGGGAACGATACCGGAATGATATGGGGGTTATATCGGAAGCGGTAAAGCTTAAAATGAATATTAAAGAAAGTTAGTTTGGAAACCGGAAAAGGAAGGAAATTTCACTGCAGGAAACAGCTTACAGGCATAATAGCGGAACCCTTTGCAGCATAAATTGTTCAGGGTATCCACCTACAAAAGAATTGACAGCTAAGGCATTTATAAAAAAATGGGTTAATACAGCTAATGCGAATAAAAATAAAAAAATAGACACTACTTCAGGAGGAGATATGAAAAGTAATGGATGCAGATATGGAACGCACAGGGTAATTGAGCCCTTAGGTGTTTTGCCCCAGCCGGCAAAAATTCTGAATAATGATATGAGCGAAATTTGGGACAACGAAATGCTGGTTGATGTTATTCGTTTGAATATAGATTCCGCTTCCTTTCATCAGATAAAAAACAAGCTTATTGCCCAAGGGCATAAAGATATGGAAAAAGCATTCGCCGAACATGCCATTGACCTTACCAACAGAACCGGCAAGCATAAAAATGAAGATACCGGTTCCGGAGGAATGTTCATCGGCAGAGTTGCCGCTATTGGTGATAAATTTGAAATGAAAGAAGAAGTGAAAGTAGGGGATAAAATTGCTTCTCTGGTTTCGCTATCGCTAACTCCTCTCAAAATAAATAAAGTGAAAAAAGTGCTGTTAGACAAGGATCAAATGGAAATTGAAGGGCAGGCAATTCTTTTCAGCAGCGGCGTTTATGCCAAGTTACCGGATGATCTGGATGAAAATTTGGCGCTTTCCGTTTTGGATGTTGCCGGGGCTCCTGCACAAGTGGAAAGATTAGTAAAACCGGATGATACCGTAGTTATTATTGGCGCTAACGGTAAAAGCGGAATTTTATGCAATGCTGTAGCCAAAGAAAGGGCTGGAGTTTGCGGAAAAGTGATTGGCGTTGTTCGCAATGAAAACTATATTTCCACTTGCAAAACAACGGGTTGTGATGAAGTAATCATTGCTGCAGCAACTGATGCCATCACAATAGAAAAAGAGGTCTCCCGGCTTACTAACGGCAAAATGGCGGATGTAGTTATCAATGTAGTAAATACCAGAGATACGGAACTGCCGAGTATTATGGCAGCCAAAGAAAGGGGTTTGGTCTATTTCTTTTCTATGGCAACTTCTTTTACAAAAGCAGCTTTGGGTGCAGAAGGCATTGGTGCCGATGTAGATATGATGATTGGTAATGGTTATGCTCATCATCATTCAGAAATTGCTTTGGATTTATTACGCCACAATCCTGTTTTAATGCAGATTTTTAAAGAACGCTATACGGATTAAACAAAGAGGTCAAAATGAGCAAGATTATTGACATTAAAAGCATTGCCACTCCTGAACAATGGAATGACTGGCATTGGCAAATTCAAAATCGGATAACTACTTATGAAGAGCTTACCAAATACATTGCCCTGCAGCCCGAAGAAGAAGCTGTCTTTAAGGATAAGGCATTTTCTTTTCGGATGGCGATTACTCCTCATTATCTTTCGTTAATTGATCACAATAATCCTTATGATCCAATTCGTTTACAGGCAATTCCGCGGATTGCAGAAAGCCATATTTCAGCATCCGATATGGCAGATCCTTTAAGTGAAGATGCCGATGCTCCTGTTCCTGGAATGACACATCGCTATCCTGATCGGGTTTTGCTGCTGCTAACTGATCAATGTGCAATGTATTGCAGGCATTGTACCCGCCGTAGAAAAGCTGGTGAATATGATGCCCCGATGCCTGATGAAAATGTAGAAAAAGCACTGGAATATATTAAAGAACATAAAGAAGTGCGCGATGTAATCTTAAGTGGAGGCGATCCTCTCACTTTAAGCGACGAGCGTTTGGATGATTTATTAAATAAATTGAGCCAGATTGACCATATAGAAATAGTGCGGTTAGGAACAAGAACTCCGGTTGTTTTACCTCAACGCTTTACTAATTCTCTTTTAACTATTTTGAAGAAATACAAATTTGTCTGGTTAAACACGCATTTTAATCATCCCAATGAACTTTGTGAGGACTCCTGCCAAGCCCTTAGCAAAATTGCTGAAACCGGTATTCCGATGGGCAATCAATCTGTTTTGCTGAAAGGTGTAAACGATAATGTGGATGTAATGAAAGCCCTGGTGCATAAACTGGTGAAAAATAGAGTTCGTCCTTACTATATCTATCAGTGCGATCTTTCTGAAGGCATCAGTCATTTCCGCACTCCGATAGCCAAAGGAATTGAAATAATAGAAAGTTTGCGAGGGCATACTTCCGGATTATGTGTTCCTACCTATGTTGTAGATGCTCCCGGGGGTGGAGGTAAAATTCCTGTTATGCCGAATTATGTAATTTCTCAGATGCCGGGAAGAGTTATCCTGCGTAATTATGAAGGTTTTATAACAGCATACACAGAACCGGAATTTGAAAAACAGGACGAAAATAATTACCGTTCTCTTTGTGCCGAAGAATATAAATCCACAGAAGGCATAATGGCTTTGCTGCGGGGTAAAAAAGTTGCTATAGGTCCCGCAGAAACAAAGCGTAATCACCGTAGAAAACAATAAAGAGGACTTTTTGGATTTCTCCTGGATTTCCGATAGGCGATATAAAAATATAGCTATTGCGGGGATCTGTAAAAACGCCGGTAAAACAACGGTCCTGAACTATATTTTGGCAAATTATCCTTATCGTTGGGGTATTCTGAGCACAGGACGCGATGGTGAAACGGAAGATGCTCTTTATAAAACACCTAAACCCGAAGTTATGATTCCTCAGGGCTGCCTTTTCTGCGCTGAAGCAAAAACATTGCTGCCACTCGGCTCGGAAATAAGCATCCTGGCTAAAACTCCTTTTAGTCGCTCCAACAGGGAACTTTGGATTGCCCAAAGCGAAATAGACCTGAAAACGGAAATTACCGGTCCCGCAACTGTTTATGAACAGCTCGCCTGTGCTGATTTAATGAAAAAACTGGGAGCGGAAAAAGTTCTGATTGATGGTTCCTTTGACCGGAAGTCAATTGCCTTAAGCAATGCCGTGGATGCTATAATATTAAGTGCTGGAGCCAGTTTTGGCAATGCTCAAACAATAGCTGAAGAACTGCAACGGCTGATAACTTTATCCCGCATTGAAACTTACAAAAGCCCTGTCTTGCAACAGCTTGCCACCCAAAATAATATCCTGATTAAAGATAAGGGAAGATGGCATTCCACCGGTCTGGCATCCTTGATTTCCAATTCTACAAAACTAATGGAAATATTAAGCCAAACCGCAAAAATAAGCCATCTCTATATTCCCGGTGCCTATACCAGCAGTGTAAACAATCGCATCGGAAAACAATTAAACGGTATTCAGCTTATTTTTCGGCACCCGGAATGTATTAAACTAAGCAGTGACGAACTGAAGCATTTTTTAGAAAATCAGAAGCCCCTTACCCTAATTCCTTTCAAGCTGAAAGCAATTACTTTAAATCCCCACGGAGTAGGAAGTAGTGATATAGATGCGGATGAAATGCATAGTTTTTTACGCCAAATTTTTCCCGATTATCCTTTGTTAGATGTTATGGAGATATAAATAAGTGGCTGATAGAGATAGTATTACTCGCGTAACCGTAAATTTGGGTTTGTTTTCCAATATCATTCTATCTATTGCTAAAACCTTCATTGGCATTATAGGACATAGCGCTGCCCTATTGGCAGATGGAGTCAATTCTACTTCCGATGTGGTCTATTACATAGCAGTTAAAATATTTATGAAACAAGCGGAAAAGCCGGCTGATGTAGAACATCCTTACGGTCACAGACAGCTGGAATCCATTTCTGCCCTCGTAGTTGGAGCTTTTATTCTTACTACCGGAATTGCCATTTTTTGGGAATCTATCAATAAGGTCTATGATTTAATTTCCAAAACCGAAATCGGACATCCTCTTTCCGTTTGGACTTTAGTAATCGCTATCTTTACCTTTTGCTTGAAAATCTTTCTATATACTTACACCAAAAGAAACATACCCAAAACTAATAATCCTACCCTTAAGGCATTGGCAGATGACCATTTGAATGATATTATGGCTGCGGTTGCTGTTTTTATTGGTGTCCTCTTTGGTCGGCTTGGTTATTATTGGATGGACCCTGCTGCCGGAGCTATAGTTGCTGTTTATATCGTGAAAACGGGCATAGAAATAATTATCGAATCCTCTCAGGAATTGATGGATTACCTTCCCGATGAAGGTTTCTGTAAAGAACTGAAAGATGAAGCTATGATTGTGGATGGAGTTCGCAGCATTGAAGAATTGGGTATTCATCGTTTTGGTCCTTACTTCACAGTGAATATGACAATTACTGTGGATGGAGATATCAGCGTGGATAAAGGAAATATGATTTCCGATACAGTAGAAAAACGCTTGCTAAATAAATTCAGTTCCGGCTTAAGACAGGTACATATTCATTACCATCCTTACCTGGAAAAACAACCCTCCCCGCAAACCGAAACGGATTCTGTTACAAAACCTGGAGTTATTGTATGAATTGGGGAAAAAGTATTCTTCTTTCCCTCATTTTTCTGCTTGTAGCCACTTTCTGTATCGTCAGCATTATGGGTATCAATCAAAAGCACGATCCAATAATAAAAACTAACGAACTAAAACCCTCTGACCCTTGGATAACGGAAACAATTCCTGACGGAGGCAGCATATTTTCTGTGCTGGCGGATTTAGATTTGCCCCTGAAAGAAGTTGGTTTACTGGCTTTTAAGTTTGGCGATTATATTGATGTTTCTACTATTCAACCGGGAGATACACTAAAAATAATGCTTTCTCCCGATAAATTACACATTGCCAAAATGATGTTTGTGCAGGAACCCACTACGCGTCATCATTTCACTGTTAGTGGTGATTCCCTCATCTACAATATTGAGACCTTACCGGTTACCAAAACAAAACGCATTCTGGAAGGTAGATTAACAGAAACCCTGGATGCTTCATTACTGGCAATGGGTTTTACTCCTCAAGATAAACAGGCAATAAATAACGGCTTGGAAGCAGAAATAAATTTTGCCCGGGATGCCCGTAACGGCGATACTTTTCGCATCTTTGTAGAGGAACGCATCTTTGAGGGAAAAACACTTCCCGGTAAAAAGATTTTCTATGTTCAATATAGCGGTGAACGAACCGGAAACCGTGAACTTTTCCGCTATGAGGATGCAGAAGAAAATTCCGTGTTGAACGGACTTTATACCAAAGAGGGAAAAAGTTGTCACAGTAACGGTGTGGGCTTTCCTTTATCCGTTATCCACCTTGTTTCTACTTTCGGTAAACGCATTGACCCTTTTTATGGAACCTGGGCTTATCATCAGGGAGTTGATTATCGGGCAGGTTATGGAACCCCTGTTTATGCCGTCGCTAATGGAACAGTAACGAATTCCGGTTACAATGGTGGCTTCGGTAATGAAATTCGCCTAAAACATCCCAGTGGACTTACAACTCAATATGCACATCTTTCCTCAGTAAGCGTCCGCAAAGGACAGAGCGTAAAAAAAGGACAAATTATTGGACGCGTTGGAG
This portion of the Candidatus Cloacimonas sp. genome encodes:
- a CDS encoding cation diffusion facilitator family transporter, translating into MADRDSITRVTVNLGLFSNIILSIAKTFIGIIGHSAALLADGVNSTSDVVYYIAVKIFMKQAEKPADVEHPYGHRQLESISALVVGAFILTTGIAIFWESINKVYDLISKTEIGHPLSVWTLVIAIFTFCLKIFLYTYTKRNIPKTNNPTLKALADDHLNDIMAAVAVFIGVLFGRLGYYWMDPAAGAIVAVYIVKTGIEIIIESSQELMDYLPDEGFCKELKDEAMIVDGVRSIEELGIHRFGPYFTVNMTITVDGDISVDKGNMISDTVEKRLLNKFSSGLRQVHIHYHPYLEKQPSPQTETDSVTKPGVIV
- a CDS encoding M23 family metallopeptidase codes for the protein MNWGKSILLSLIFLLVATFCIVSIMGINQKHDPIIKTNELKPSDPWITETIPDGGSIFSVLADLDLPLKEVGLLAFKFGDYIDVSTIQPGDTLKIMLSPDKLHIAKMMFVQEPTTRHHFTVSGDSLIYNIETLPVTKTKRILEGRLTETLDASLLAMGFTPQDKQAINNGLEAEINFARDARNGDTFRIFVEERIFEGKTLPGKKIFYVQYSGERTGNRELFRYEDAEENSVLNGLYTKEGKSCHSNGVGFPLSVIHLVSTFGKRIDPFYGTWAYHQGVDYRAGYGTPVYAVANGTVTNSGYNGGFGNEIRLKHPSGLTTQYAHLSSVSVRKGQSVKKGQIIGRVGATGRATGAHLHFGLIRGKNYINPTNLKMVGTEKLNETQLERFRTQQQNILQEMNTLQQPKAVVAGSISRS